In one window of Stigmatopora argus isolate UIUO_Sarg chromosome 19, RoL_Sarg_1.0, whole genome shotgun sequence DNA:
- the eya4 gene encoding protein phosphatase EYA4 isoform X6, whose protein sequence is MEASQDLNQQIVKKSNSHSHVPEPSDNRSMEMQDLASPHHRVGGGGGDSKLDKNNLESPSAVTANGTGGGENMTVLNTADWLLGCSSPPQAPPPASTSKDYVKTEPMNNNNNNDTAAVTTTDDAVLDSYAGSVITSSGYSPRSAHQYSPPLYPSKPYPHILSAPSASAPAYGGQPQFGGAQQPGVYAYSQTGQAYGLSGYDLGVMLPGIKTESGLGQSPSPLQAGLSYSPGFSTPQPGQTAYSPYQMAGSSFTPSSGLYTTNNSVSSPANYTATQQEYPSYTSFGQNQYAQYYSASAYGTYMTPGGVDAGAAAYQLQDPTPAMTGQAAELHPGDFETVQRPSTPIKELDERACRSGGGNGGAKSRGRSRKSNPSPPPDSDLERVFVWDLDETIIVFHSLLTGSYAQKYGKDPPMAVTLGLRMEEMIFNLADSHLFFNDLEECDQVHIDDVSSDDNGQDLSTYSFASDGFHAAATSANLCLATGVRGGVDWMRKLAFRYRRVKELYGTYKNNVGGLLGPAKRDAWLQLRAEVEALTDSWLTHALKSLSIVSSRTNCVNVLVTTTQLIPALAKILLYSLGSAFPVENIYSATKIAQHAFLENFQPL, encoded by the exons ATGGAGGCCTCGCAGGACCTCAACCAGCAAATA GTGAAGAAATCAAACAGTCACTCTCATGTTCCAGAGCCTTCCGACAacag GTCTATGGAAATGCAGGACCTAGCCAGTCCTCATCATCGCgtgggtggcggcggcggcgattcCAAGCTGGACAAGAACAACCTGGAAAGCCCGTCCGCGGTCACCGCGAATGGAACGGGAGGAG GTGAAAACATGACGGTTCTAAACACGGCCGATTGGCTGCTGGGCTGCAGCAGCCCGCCTCAAGCGCCCCCGCCTGCGTCAACTTCCAAGGACTATG TGAAGACAGAGCccatgaacaacaacaacaacaacgacacCGCCGCCGTGACCACCACGGACGACGCCGTATTGGACTCCTACGCCGGCTCAG TGATTACGAGCAGCGGATACAGCCCTCGCTCGGCCCACCAGTACTCCCCTCCCCTCTACCCGTCCAA GCCGTACCCCCACATCCTCTCCGCCCCCTCGGCGTCGGCGCCGGCGTACGGCGGTCAGCCGCAGTTCGGGGGCGCGCAGCAGCCCGGCGTCTACGCGTACTCGCAGACGGGCCAGGCTTACGGACTTTCTGGCTACg ACCTGGGCGTGATGCTGCCGGGCATCAAAACGGAGAGCGGTCTGGGCCAGAGTCCGTCTCCGCTCCAGGCGGGCCTGAGCTACAGCCCGGGATTCAGCACGCCTCAACCCGGACAGACGGCCTACTCGCCCTATCAGATGGCAG GTTCAAGTTTCACCCCTTCCTCGGGCCTCTACACCACCAACAACTCGGTTTCCAGTCCCGCCAACTACACGGCAACACAGCAG GAATACCCTTCGTACACGAGCTTTGGCCAAAACCAGTACGCGCAGTATTACTCGGCCTCCGCGTACGGGACGTACATGACGCCCGGCGGCGTGgacgccggcgccgccgcctACCAGCTGCAGGACCCGACGCCGGCCATGACGGGGCAGGCGGCCGAGCTTCACCCAG GGGACTTTGAGACGGTGCAGCGGCCCTCCACGCCCATCAAGGAGCTGGACGAGCGAGCGTGCCGGAGCGGCGGCGGTAACGGCGGCGCCAAGTCGCGGGGAAGGAGCAGAAAGAGCAACCCCTCGCCGCCGCCCGACAGCGACTTAGAG agGGTTTTTGTGTGGGACCTGGACGAGACCATCATCGTCTTCCATTCCCTGCTCACGGGCTCTTACGCGCAGAAATACGGAAAG GACCCCCCCATGGCCGTCACGTTAGGTCTAAGGATGGAAGAGATGATCTTCAATTTGGCCGATTCGCATTTGTTCTTCAACGATTTGgag GAGTGCGATCAGGTACATATCGACGACGTATCGTCCGACGACAACGGGCAGGACTTAAG TACTTACAGTTTTGCCAGCGACGGCTTCCACGCGGCTGCCACCAGCGCCAACCTGTGCCTGGCCACGGGCGTCCGCGGCGGCGTGGACTGGATGAGGAAGCTGGCTTTCCGTTACCGCCGCGTCAAAGAGCTGTACGGCACCTACAAAAACAACGTGGGCG GTCTGCTGGGTCCCGCCAAAAGAGACGCTTGGTTGCAGTTGCGGGCCGAGGTGGAGGCGCTGACCGACTCGTGGCTGACGCACGCGCTCAAGTCGCTGTCCATCGTCAGCTCCAG GACCAACTGCGTCAACGTGCTGGTGACCACCACGCAGCTCATCCCGGCGCTGGCCAAAATTCTCCTGTACAGCCTGGGGTCGGCGTTCCCCGTCGAGAACATCTACAGTGCGACAAAAATAG CACAACATGCCTTTCTGGAGAATTTCCAGCCACTCTGA